A section of the Stenotrophomonas sp. 364 genome encodes:
- a CDS encoding response regulator, protein MSALQDLRVLVVENDEMSAALLQMQLGQSGAVVVGPAASVADSLRLLGDSEPQVALLDYRLANNETSEPVAAALSARGIPFVLATGMAPDHLPAVFRTGVMLTKPYLTAELNAALERALQIASVAS, encoded by the coding sequence ATGAGTGCATTGCAGGATCTTCGGGTACTGGTGGTCGAGAACGACGAAATGAGCGCGGCCCTGCTGCAGATGCAGCTGGGCCAGTCCGGCGCGGTCGTCGTCGGCCCCGCTGCGTCGGTTGCCGACTCGCTGCGCCTGCTCGGTGACTCCGAGCCCCAGGTGGCCCTGCTGGATTACCGGCTGGCCAATAACGAAACCAGTGAACCGGTCGCGGCCGCCTTGAGCGCCCGTGGCATTCCATTCGTGCTGGCCACCGGCATGGCGCCGGACCACCTGCCGGCGGTCTTCCGCACCGGCGTGATGCTGACCAAGCCGTACCTCACCGCGGAACTGAACGCGGCATTGGAACGCGCGCTGCAGATCGCATCGGTCGCCAGCTGA